A region of Nocardioides alkalitolerans DNA encodes the following proteins:
- a CDS encoding amidohydrolase family protein → MIDAHLHVVDFLQHPVDAGELAAALDPGNAAALADGAVVFGLPVKKKWALSEPERPTYYLDDNAPCATYSLTDELVATVVAGLPASVRPHVAPLICGFDPTDRLGVEHVVTMSERHDGWRGIGEVLLRHDDLTELTYGENARAGHPALDPVLELCRDHDWPLTFHQDASSAGRSGRYEYLGEVRGMLARHPDVDLVWAHAGVGRRVRPEGLPDLFDGLLGDHPRLHVDLSWELYDAVVGDAGPEAAWLDLVARRSDRFVLGSDVFGALDGHAEALGRWQRLTDRLPDAARSRVESENARRLWWRA, encoded by the coding sequence GTGATCGACGCCCACCTGCACGTCGTCGACTTCCTGCAGCACCCCGTCGACGCGGGCGAGCTGGCGGCCGCGCTGGATCCGGGCAATGCGGCGGCCCTCGCTGACGGCGCCGTCGTCTTCGGCCTGCCGGTCAAGAAGAAGTGGGCGCTCTCCGAACCCGAGCGCCCGACCTACTACCTCGACGACAACGCTCCCTGCGCCACCTACAGCCTCACCGACGAGCTCGTCGCCACCGTGGTGGCCGGCCTCCCCGCCTCGGTGCGCCCCCACGTCGCGCCGCTGATCTGCGGTTTCGACCCCACGGACCGGCTCGGGGTGGAGCACGTCGTCACGATGAGCGAGCGGCACGACGGGTGGCGGGGGATCGGCGAGGTGCTCCTGCGCCACGACGACCTGACGGAGCTGACCTACGGCGAGAACGCCCGGGCGGGGCACCCCGCCCTCGACCCCGTGCTCGAGCTCTGCCGCGACCACGACTGGCCGCTCACGTTCCACCAGGACGCGAGCTCGGCGGGCCGCAGCGGCCGGTACGAGTACCTCGGCGAGGTGCGCGGCATGCTCGCCCGCCACCCCGACGTCGACCTGGTCTGGGCACACGCCGGGGTCGGTCGCCGCGTGCGCCCCGAGGGTCTCCCGGACCTGTTCGACGGTCTCCTCGGCGACCACCCGCGGTTGCACGTCGACCTGTCCTGGGAGCTGTACGACGCGGTCGTCGGCGACGCCGGACCCGAGGCCGCCTGGCTCGACCTGGTGGCGCGGCGGTCGGACCGGTTCGTGCTCGGCAGCGACGTGTTCGGCGCGTTGGACGGGCACGCCGAGGCTTTGGGCCGCTGGCAGCGGTTGACCGACCGCCTCCCGGACGCGGCGCGGAGCCGGGTCGAGTCCGAGAACGCGCGCCGGCTCTGGTGGCGCGCCTGA
- a CDS encoding uracil-DNA glycosylase family protein produces MGADDHRTTVDWRGTSVLTLADLWPDRPRAMVVGLHPVPCSVEAGHYFQGQVGQRQLRRLASTGLFPAPTGGTFFEPGALAAGVGFANVVRRPASGAAVTPDEVAHGREVLVDELARRAVPLVVCLTRLPVKALLGREGRPGYQDAELPGGTRVFRMPGPFAPAVEVADVLAELEPPG; encoded by the coding sequence ATGGGCGCCGACGACCACCGCACCACCGTCGACTGGCGCGGCACCTCCGTGCTCACGCTCGCCGACCTCTGGCCGGACCGACCGCGGGCGATGGTCGTGGGACTGCACCCCGTGCCGTGCAGCGTCGAGGCGGGGCACTACTTCCAGGGCCAGGTGGGGCAGCGCCAGCTGCGCCGGCTCGCGTCGACGGGCCTCTTCCCGGCCCCCACCGGCGGGACCTTCTTCGAGCCGGGCGCCCTGGCCGCCGGGGTCGGGTTCGCCAACGTCGTGCGCCGGCCGGCGAGCGGCGCCGCCGTCACGCCCGACGAGGTCGCCCACGGTCGCGAGGTGCTGGTGGACGAGCTCGCGAGGCGGGCCGTGCCCCTCGTCGTCTGCCTCACCCGCCTCCCGGTGAAGGCGCTGCTCGGCCGTGAGGGGCGCCCCGGCTACCAGGACGCGGAGCTGCCCGGCGGCACCCGGGTGTTCCGCATGCCCGGTCCGTTCGCCCCGGCGGTCGAGGTCGCCGACGTGCTCGCTGAGCTGGAGCCGCCCGGCTGA
- a CDS encoding VTT domain-containing protein encodes MDSLLDLARSLLGSPWLYAAVLALVVVDCFVPAVPSDEVIIAVGALAVTADHPWVLLGLFAAATAGALAGDSTGFLIGSRLPRERLRRRRWLVRFLDAADRQLERRGARIVVSARFVPVVRIGVNLVAGGTLRYRDWVPMAALACLLWASFTVLIGGVAGFGLSDQPVLAMLLGMAIGVTAGFVLDRALTARARRRDAPALDEVPGV; translated from the coding sequence GTGGACTCGCTCCTGGACCTCGCCCGGTCGCTGCTCGGATCGCCGTGGCTCTACGCCGCCGTGCTGGCCCTGGTCGTCGTCGACTGCTTCGTCCCGGCGGTGCCGAGCGACGAGGTGATCATCGCCGTCGGTGCGCTGGCCGTGACCGCCGACCATCCCTGGGTGCTGCTCGGGCTGTTCGCGGCCGCGACCGCCGGCGCCCTCGCCGGCGACAGCACCGGCTTCCTCATCGGGAGCCGTCTCCCGCGCGAACGTCTGCGCCGTCGCCGATGGCTCGTGCGGTTCCTCGACGCCGCCGACCGCCAGCTCGAGCGACGCGGTGCGCGGATCGTCGTGTCAGCGCGGTTCGTGCCGGTCGTGCGGATCGGCGTCAACCTCGTCGCGGGCGGCACGCTGCGCTACCGGGACTGGGTCCCGATGGCCGCGCTCGCCTGCCTGCTGTGGGCGTCGTTCACCGTCCTGATCGGCGGCGTCGCGGGCTTCGGCCTCAGCGACCAGCCCGTGCTCGCGATGCTGCTGGGGATGGCGATCGGGGTGACCGCGGGCTTCGTCCTCGACCGCGCCCTCACCGCCCGCGCCCGCCGCCGCGACGCCCCCGCCCTGGACGAGGTGCCGGGGGTCTGA
- a CDS encoding DUF2200 domain-containing protein, translating into MHRIFTTAVADVYPHYVAKVERKGRTRAELDEVVTWLTGFDEVTLQRHLDERTTFADFFAAAHLNPGTALITGSVCGVKVQEVEDPLMRKIRYLDKLVDELAKGRPMTKVLRS; encoded by the coding sequence GTGCACCGCATCTTCACGACCGCCGTGGCCGACGTCTACCCGCACTACGTGGCCAAGGTCGAGCGCAAGGGGCGCACGCGGGCCGAGCTCGACGAGGTCGTCACGTGGCTGACGGGGTTCGACGAGGTCACCCTCCAGCGGCACCTCGACGAGCGCACGACGTTCGCCGACTTCTTCGCCGCAGCGCACCTCAACCCGGGGACCGCGCTCATCACGGGCTCGGTCTGCGGGGTGAAGGTGCAGGAGGTCGAGGACCCGCTCATGCGCAAGATCCGCTACCTCGACAAGCTGGTCGACGAGCTCGCCAAGGGGCGGCCGATGACGAAGGTGCTGCGGTCGTGA
- a CDS encoding long-chain fatty acid--CoA ligase: MRLVDFLDKGASLDRDAPCLECDGVTATYADVQALTGRIAAALVAGGVEPGDSVAVLSANDPTAFTCVFGISRAGAVWCPVNPRNEAAENQELLALYGCSVLVFQAAFAPLVDAIRGDLPDLRTLVCLDADLPWALGWEEFLASGETVTEVVDRPARDDLAMIVGTGGTTGRPKGVELTGTNLETMTAITLMSYPWPEDRPPTYLALAPLTHAAGVLCFPVLCRGGSIVVMRSPDVGGFLDRVEQHAVTHTFLPPTLIYMVLDHPSLDARDLSSLRCFWYGAAPMSTSRLEEALTRIGPVMAQLFGQTEAPMMVSTMAPTDHFLPSGEVARERLGSAGRPSALTTVAIMAEDGTLLPRGERGEIVVRGSLVMRGYHRNPEATAEASAHGWHHTGDVGYLDDNGYLFIVDRAKDMVITGGFNVYSTEVEQAVMAHPAVADCAVVGLPDEKWGERVTAVVQLRPGASLEAGELQRLVKERLGSVKAPKQVEVWPDLPRSKVGKVLKADIKARLVS; encoded by the coding sequence ATGCGGCTGGTCGACTTCCTCGACAAGGGGGCGTCGCTCGACCGCGACGCCCCCTGCCTCGAGTGCGACGGCGTCACCGCGACGTACGCCGACGTGCAGGCCCTCACCGGCCGCATCGCCGCCGCCCTGGTGGCGGGCGGGGTGGAGCCGGGCGACAGCGTCGCGGTGCTGTCGGCCAACGACCCGACGGCCTTCACCTGCGTGTTCGGCATCAGCCGCGCCGGGGCCGTCTGGTGCCCGGTCAACCCGCGCAACGAGGCGGCGGAGAACCAGGAGCTGCTGGCGCTCTACGGCTGCTCGGTGCTCGTCTTCCAGGCTGCGTTCGCGCCGCTCGTCGACGCGATCCGGGGCGACCTCCCCGACCTGCGGACGCTCGTCTGCCTCGACGCCGACCTGCCGTGGGCGTTGGGGTGGGAGGAGTTCCTGGCGTCGGGCGAGACGGTCACCGAGGTCGTCGACCGGCCGGCGCGCGACGACCTGGCGATGATCGTCGGAACGGGTGGCACGACGGGCCGCCCCAAGGGCGTCGAGCTGACGGGCACCAACCTGGAGACCATGACGGCGATCACCCTCATGAGCTATCCGTGGCCGGAGGACCGACCGCCGACGTACCTCGCCCTCGCCCCGCTCACCCACGCCGCCGGGGTCCTCTGCTTCCCCGTGCTGTGCCGCGGCGGGTCGATCGTCGTCATGCGCAGCCCCGACGTCGGTGGGTTCCTCGACCGCGTCGAGCAGCACGCGGTGACCCACACCTTCCTGCCGCCGACGCTGATCTACATGGTGCTCGACCACCCGAGCCTCGACGCGCGGGACCTGTCGAGCCTGCGGTGCTTCTGGTACGGCGCGGCGCCCATGTCGACCAGCCGCCTGGAGGAGGCGCTCACGCGGATCGGGCCGGTCATGGCGCAGCTGTTCGGGCAGACGGAGGCGCCGATGATGGTCTCGACGATGGCGCCGACCGACCACTTCCTGCCGTCCGGCGAGGTCGCACGAGAGCGGCTCGGCTCGGCCGGGCGACCGTCGGCGCTGACGACCGTCGCGATCATGGCCGAGGACGGCACGCTGCTGCCGCGGGGCGAGCGCGGCGAGATCGTCGTGCGGGGCTCGCTCGTCATGCGGGGCTACCACCGGAACCCGGAGGCGACCGCCGAGGCGTCCGCGCACGGCTGGCACCACACGGGCGACGTCGGTTACCTCGACGACAACGGCTACCTGTTCATCGTCGACCGGGCGAAGGACATGGTGATCACGGGCGGGTTCAACGTGTACTCGACTGAGGTCGAGCAGGCGGTCATGGCTCATCCCGCCGTGGCGGACTGCGCCGTGGTCGGCCTGCCCGACGAGAAGTGGGGCGAGCGCGTGACGGCCGTGGTGCAGCTGCGGCCCGGCGCCTCGCTCGAGGCCGGCGAGCTCCAACGGCTCGTCAAGGAGCGCCTCGGGAGCGTCAAGGCGCCGAAGCAGGTCGAGGTCTGGCCCGACCTGCCCCGGTCGAAGGTCGGGAAAGTGCTGAAGGCGGACATCAAGGCGCGACTCGTGTCGTAG
- a CDS encoding arginase family protein translates to MVEVLNVLGVPTSAGAYAPGQERAPSAFREHGLVEALASTGWWVRDRGDVHGVRWRPDPDRPEAMNVPDVVEVARSAARRVGQLLDAGEHVLVLGGDCSIEVGVVAGALASGASVGLVYIDLDADLKVPETGEGALDWMGVAHLLDVPGADPSVAGLGPWRPMLAGSDVLLLSPGNITDSEAEIVRERGIEVIPLAEVHDDPVAAADRAAAWASRHDRLLVHVDVDVLRWVDFPIAENSRRADGLTLDELGAVLGRLVAAPAWRALTVCEVNPDHAPDEAASFARLNRMLAEAFSRCPAAGSHHGGRA, encoded by the coding sequence ATGGTCGAGGTGCTGAACGTCCTCGGGGTGCCGACGAGCGCAGGGGCCTACGCCCCGGGCCAGGAGCGCGCCCCCAGCGCGTTCCGTGAGCACGGGCTGGTCGAGGCGCTGGCGTCGACGGGCTGGTGGGTGCGGGACCGTGGTGACGTCCACGGGGTGCGGTGGCGGCCGGACCCGGATCGGCCGGAGGCGATGAACGTGCCGGACGTCGTCGAGGTGGCCCGGTCCGCCGCCCGCCGGGTCGGCCAGCTGCTCGACGCGGGGGAGCACGTGCTCGTGCTGGGCGGTGACTGCTCGATCGAGGTGGGCGTCGTGGCGGGTGCGCTGGCGTCGGGTGCGTCGGTCGGGCTCGTCTACATCGACCTCGACGCCGACCTCAAGGTGCCGGAGACGGGCGAGGGGGCCCTCGACTGGATGGGGGTGGCGCACCTCCTCGACGTCCCGGGCGCGGACCCGTCGGTGGCGGGCCTGGGCCCGTGGCGACCGATGCTCGCGGGCAGCGACGTGCTGCTGCTGTCCCCGGGCAACATCACCGACTCCGAGGCGGAGATCGTGCGGGAGCGGGGGATCGAGGTGATCCCGCTGGCCGAGGTGCACGACGACCCCGTCGCCGCGGCGGACCGGGCGGCCGCCTGGGCCTCGCGGCACGACCGCCTGCTCGTGCACGTCGACGTCGACGTGCTGCGCTGGGTCGACTTCCCGATCGCGGAGAACAGCCGACGCGCGGACGGGCTCACGCTCGACGAGCTCGGCGCCGTACTGGGTCGGCTCGTGGCCGCGCCCGCCTGGCGCGCCCTCACCGTGTGCGAGGTGAACCCCGACCACGCGCCCGACGAGGCGGCGTCGTTCGCGCGGCTCAACCGGATGCTGGCCGAGGCGTTCAGCCGCTGTCCCGCGGCCGGATCCCACCACGGGGGGCGGGCCTAG
- a CDS encoding DUF5938 domain-containing protein: protein MSSKPVVVYGASGYTGRLVCEYLREYGIPFTAAGRDAEKIQASMDANVAGIETADYEVVEVTHDVESLTELFRGSSVVCNMVGPFSKYGPEVVQASLAAGVHYLDTTGEQDWLITCDETYGADFAAAGLLLSPGVAHMYTTGEIAAELCLEQPGLDTLDIAVFWGGSPTIASTLTILINAATSKAFHLQQNQYVEFEPGQGLMPLVVPGQHELAQSLPWGGTSHPVWYKRDPRVASCKAQGGVFNPALMTGVPQIVAQALEATKDMSPADRDAALTEVAAQVMNVMPPRENPRLNKSLDSVHASGPLGRAHCVIHGNQNYKQTGLLQAFVASSLLQQAPKRVGFASASKAIGHRELLGQLRAFGLVAEPVITRQGH from the coding sequence ATGAGCAGCAAGCCCGTCGTCGTCTACGGCGCCTCCGGCTACACCGGCCGACTCGTCTGCGAGTACCTCCGCGAGTACGGCATCCCCTTCACCGCCGCCGGTCGCGACGCGGAGAAGATCCAGGCCTCGATGGACGCCAACGTGGCCGGCATCGAGACCGCCGACTACGAGGTCGTCGAGGTGACCCACGACGTGGAGTCGCTGACCGAGCTGTTCCGCGGCTCGAGCGTCGTGTGCAACATGGTCGGCCCGTTCAGCAAGTACGGCCCCGAGGTCGTCCAGGCCAGCCTCGCCGCCGGCGTGCACTACCTCGACACCACCGGCGAGCAGGACTGGCTCATCACCTGCGACGAGACGTACGGCGCGGACTTCGCCGCCGCCGGGCTGCTGCTCTCCCCCGGTGTGGCGCACATGTACACGACCGGCGAGATCGCCGCCGAGCTCTGCCTCGAGCAGCCGGGGCTCGACACGCTCGACATCGCCGTCTTCTGGGGCGGCTCCCCGACCATCGCCTCGACGCTCACCATCCTCATCAACGCGGCGACCTCGAAGGCCTTCCACCTGCAGCAGAACCAGTACGTCGAGTTCGAGCCCGGCCAGGGCCTCATGCCGCTCGTCGTGCCCGGTCAGCACGAGCTGGCGCAGTCGCTGCCGTGGGGCGGCACGTCGCACCCGGTCTGGTACAAGCGCGACCCCCGCGTCGCGAGCTGCAAGGCGCAGGGTGGCGTCTTCAACCCGGCGCTGATGACGGGCGTGCCGCAGATCGTCGCCCAGGCGCTCGAGGCCACGAAGGACATGTCGCCGGCCGACCGCGACGCCGCTCTGACCGAGGTGGCCGCCCAGGTCATGAACGTCATGCCGCCCCGCGAGAACCCGCGCCTCAACAAGTCGCTCGACTCGGTGCACGCCTCGGGTCCCCTCGGGCGCGCGCACTGCGTCATCCACGGCAACCAGAACTACAAGCAGACCGGGCTGCTCCAGGCGTTCGTCGCCTCCTCGCTGCTGCAGCAGGCGCCGAAGCGCGTCGGGTTCGCGTCGGCGTCGAAGGCGATCGGCCACCGTGAGCTGCTCGGCCAGCTGCGGGCCTTCGGCCTCGTCGCCGAGCCGGTCATCACCCGCCAGGGCCACTGA
- a CDS encoding MFS transporter, protein MHRLVGLLLTVTVGLVLADSAIVTLALPEMLQELDASVAQVAWVLISYNLVLGALAVPAALRRIRAHPRALAAIGIAVFAGASAWCAAAPTIEVLIAARCVQALGGAFALVGALELLVARMGERRGVAAWVTAGVVGTAAGPVAGGLLTEAISWQAIFIAQVPFAALAVPAALLVREPVPGDGPVEEPDVAHRPVVGHNVTLGLLSAALTAALFLLVLLLVEGWRHSPAMAALTVSVIPVAALVAQPLARWLQPPPDVEVAVGCLLVAGGLVGLALPPSADLIWTVAPQALVGLGLGLSVDQLTYRAMEGRRPRARHAAWTISSRHLGVVVGLAILTPVFTADLLDAEEPATEAIASLVIDAPLQPDDKIALARALGAELTGQRGQVPELSGAFASLDVAPEDRAAVDDLERELDDQLDRAVSLAFRDSYLVGAGLALAAMVTVGVGSVVRTVRDRPRTPPPSGLPDLPGAEVAR, encoded by the coding sequence GTGCACCGACTCGTGGGCCTGCTCCTGACCGTCACGGTCGGTCTCGTGCTGGCCGACTCGGCCATCGTCACCCTGGCGCTGCCCGAGATGCTCCAGGAGCTCGACGCCTCGGTGGCCCAGGTGGCGTGGGTCCTCATTTCCTACAACCTGGTGCTCGGCGCCCTCGCCGTACCGGCTGCGCTGCGGCGCATCCGCGCCCACCCCCGTGCGCTGGCGGCGATCGGCATCGCGGTCTTCGCCGGAGCCTCGGCGTGGTGCGCCGCCGCACCCACCATCGAGGTGCTCATCGCCGCGCGCTGCGTCCAGGCCCTGGGCGGGGCCTTCGCCCTCGTCGGGGCGCTCGAGCTGCTCGTGGCGCGGATGGGCGAGCGACGCGGGGTGGCAGCGTGGGTGACGGCGGGCGTGGTGGGTACGGCGGCGGGCCCGGTCGCCGGCGGCCTCCTCACCGAGGCCATCTCGTGGCAGGCGATCTTCATCGCGCAGGTGCCCTTCGCCGCGCTGGCCGTGCCCGCCGCCCTCCTGGTACGCGAGCCGGTGCCGGGAGACGGCCCCGTGGAGGAGCCGGACGTGGCACACCGGCCGGTCGTGGGCCACAACGTGACGCTCGGCCTGCTCTCCGCGGCACTGACGGCGGCGCTGTTCCTCCTCGTGCTGCTGCTGGTGGAGGGATGGCGGCACTCCCCGGCCATGGCCGCGCTGACCGTGTCGGTGATCCCCGTGGCGGCGCTGGTCGCCCAGCCCTTGGCGCGGTGGTTGCAGCCGCCCCCCGACGTGGAGGTGGCGGTCGGGTGCCTGCTGGTGGCCGGTGGGCTCGTCGGGCTCGCCCTGCCGCCCTCGGCCGACCTCATCTGGACCGTGGCGCCGCAGGCGCTCGTCGGCCTCGGTCTGGGGCTGAGCGTCGACCAGCTGACCTACCGGGCCATGGAGGGGCGGCGGCCCCGCGCGCGGCACGCCGCCTGGACGATCAGCTCGCGCCACCTCGGCGTCGTGGTCGGCCTGGCGATCCTCACGCCCGTCTTCACCGCCGACCTGCTCGACGCGGAGGAGCCGGCGACCGAGGCCATCGCGTCCCTCGTGATCGACGCACCGCTGCAGCCGGACGACAAGATCGCGCTCGCCCGGGCGCTCGGGGCCGAGCTCACCGGGCAGCGGGGCCAGGTGCCGGAGCTGAGCGGGGCGTTCGCGTCGCTCGACGTGGCTCCCGAGGACCGCGCGGCGGTGGACGACCTCGAGCGCGAACTCGACGACCAGCTCGACCGGGCGGTGTCGTTGGCCTTCCGCGACTCCTACCTCGTGGGCGCCGGGCTGGCGCTGGCAGCGATGGTGACGGTGGGCGTGGGGTCGGTGGTGCGGACGGTGCGGGACCGGCCACGGACACCGCCTCCGTCGGGCCTGCCGGACCTTCCGGGAGCGGAGGTCGCGCGATGA
- a CDS encoding DinB family protein: MDDLKDVLKRYLDRERRALLWKLDGLSERDQRWPATSTGTNLLGLVKHVAFTQAGYLGDVFGRPLPDKPAWMVEADADDSEANLDMWASSEETPEEIVALYERVNAHADATIAALDLETVGHVPWWGPSGDTTLQRVLVHLVAEVARHAGHADILRETLDGGRGLVDGNPNLPDEDEEWWERYVARLRTVAEAAG, encoded by the coding sequence GTGGACGACCTCAAGGACGTGCTGAAGCGCTACCTCGACCGCGAGCGCCGCGCGCTGCTGTGGAAGCTCGACGGGCTGAGCGAGCGTGACCAGCGTTGGCCGGCCACCAGCACCGGCACCAACCTGCTCGGGCTGGTCAAGCACGTCGCGTTCACGCAGGCGGGCTACCTCGGTGACGTCTTCGGGCGGCCCCTGCCGGACAAGCCCGCCTGGATGGTCGAGGCGGACGCGGACGACTCCGAGGCCAACCTCGACATGTGGGCCTCCTCGGAGGAGACGCCCGAGGAGATCGTCGCGCTCTACGAGCGGGTCAATGCGCACGCGGACGCCACGATCGCGGCACTCGACCTGGAGACGGTCGGGCACGTGCCGTGGTGGGGCCCGTCCGGGGACACGACCCTGCAGCGGGTGCTCGTCCACCTCGTCGCAGAGGTCGCCCGGCACGCCGGGCACGCCGACATCCTCCGCGAGACCCTCGACGGCGGCCGGGGTCTCGTCGACGGGAACCCCAACCTGCCGGACGAGGACGAGGAGTGGTGGGAGCGGTACGTCGCCCGCCTGCGCACCGTCGCGGAGGCCGCGGGCTGA
- a CDS encoding alpha/beta fold hydrolase, producing the protein MTETTMTRRDIEFTVEGETCAAWLYPPAAGQGPAPVVVMAHGLGGTRTMGLAPYAERFAAAGYACLVFDYRHFGGSTGEPRQLLSVRRQLADWDAAISHARTLPEVDPDRVVVWGTSFGGGHAITLAATDRRVTAAVAQCPFTDGIASSLAVDTRTSVRVTASALRDWVRGRRGASPTYLPAAAPPGTPAFMTSADAVPGVEAISAGAPDHDNRLTARSALDVFFYGPGRRARRIHCPTLVALCEEDTVAPARTARRQLRRSPRVELLSYPVGHFDVYVGAPFDRAVGDYLEFLARHVPVN; encoded by the coding sequence ATGACGGAGACGACCATGACCCGACGCGACATCGAGTTCACCGTCGAGGGCGAGACCTGCGCCGCCTGGCTCTACCCGCCGGCCGCCGGTCAGGGTCCCGCGCCGGTCGTCGTCATGGCGCACGGCCTCGGCGGGACCCGCACGATGGGGCTCGCGCCCTACGCCGAGCGCTTCGCCGCGGCGGGCTACGCCTGCCTCGTGTTCGACTACCGCCACTTCGGCGGCAGCACGGGCGAGCCCCGCCAGCTGCTCTCGGTGCGTCGTCAGCTCGCCGACTGGGACGCGGCGATCAGCCACGCGCGCACGCTGCCGGAGGTCGACCCCGACCGCGTCGTCGTGTGGGGCACGAGCTTCGGCGGCGGTCACGCGATCACGCTGGCGGCCACGGACCGCCGCGTCACGGCAGCGGTGGCGCAGTGCCCCTTCACCGACGGCATCGCGTCCTCGCTCGCCGTCGACACCCGCACGAGCGTCCGCGTGACCGCCAGCGCCCTGCGCGACTGGGTGCGCGGACGCCGCGGCGCGAGCCCCACCTATCTGCCGGCCGCGGCGCCGCCCGGCACGCCCGCCTTCATGACGAGCGCCGACGCGGTGCCGGGCGTCGAGGCCATCTCCGCCGGGGCGCCCGACCACGACAACCGCCTGACCGCCCGCTCCGCGCTCGACGTGTTCTTCTACGGACCCGGTCGCCGCGCCCGCCGCATCCACTGCCCGACGCTGGTCGCCCTCTGCGAGGAGGACACGGTCGCCCCGGCCCGTACGGCGCGGCGCCAGCTCCGTCGGTCGCCTCGGGTCGAGCTGCTCTCCTACCCGGTCGGTCACTTCGACGTGTACGTCGGCGCCCCGTTCGACCGGGCGGTCGGCGACTACCTGGAGTTCCTGGCCCGGCACGTGCCGGTGAACTGA
- a CDS encoding glutathione-dependent formaldehyde dehydrogenase encodes MRALTWQGVNQLSVETVPDPRIVNPHDVVLRVRRSAVCGSDLHFIGGYIPTMREGDVIGHEFVGDVVEVGSEVTGVGVGDRVVVPSFIGCGACWHCTHDEWSLCDNSHPKPELSEVALGYPTGGIYGYTHAFGGYAGSSAEYVRVPYAASNCFVVPESITDDQAVFVSDAAPTGWMGADFADIRPGDTVAVWGCGGVGLMAQNAARIMGAGRVIGIDLLPERLALAREIGSETVDLRSVGSLQETLRDLTGGRGPDSCIEAVGMEAQGRGLQGAYDKVKQAVRLETDRATPLREAVLACRKGGTVAVIGVWGLLDKFPMGAVMNKGLTVRSAQQHGQAYVPTLLEHVAAGALRTDLLATHVMPLEQGPEGYAMFKEKADGCVRAVFAP; translated from the coding sequence ATGCGTGCGCTGACCTGGCAGGGCGTCAACCAGCTGAGCGTGGAGACGGTCCCCGACCCGCGGATCGTGAACCCCCACGACGTGGTCCTGCGCGTGCGACGCAGCGCGGTCTGCGGGTCCGACCTCCACTTCATCGGGGGCTACATCCCGACCATGCGCGAGGGCGACGTCATCGGGCACGAGTTCGTGGGCGACGTCGTCGAGGTCGGATCGGAGGTCACCGGCGTCGGGGTGGGCGACCGCGTCGTCGTACCGTCGTTCATCGGCTGCGGCGCCTGCTGGCACTGCACCCACGACGAGTGGTCGCTCTGCGACAACTCGCACCCCAAGCCCGAGCTGTCGGAGGTGGCGCTCGGCTACCCGACGGGCGGGATCTACGGCTACACGCACGCGTTCGGGGGGTACGCGGGCTCCAGCGCGGAGTACGTCCGCGTCCCGTACGCCGCGTCCAACTGCTTCGTCGTCCCCGAGAGCATCACGGACGACCAGGCCGTGTTCGTCTCCGACGCCGCGCCGACCGGCTGGATGGGTGCCGACTTCGCCGACATCCGGCCCGGTGACACGGTCGCCGTCTGGGGCTGCGGCGGGGTCGGCCTGATGGCCCAGAACGCAGCGCGGATCATGGGCGCCGGGCGGGTGATCGGCATCGACCTGCTGCCGGAGCGCCTCGCCCTGGCCCGGGAGATCGGGTCGGAGACGGTCGACCTGCGCTCGGTCGGCTCGCTGCAGGAGACGTTGCGCGACCTCACCGGCGGACGCGGACCGGACTCCTGCATCGAGGCCGTCGGCATGGAGGCGCAGGGCCGCGGGCTGCAGGGCGCCTACGACAAGGTGAAGCAGGCGGTGCGGCTCGAGACCGACCGCGCCACACCGTTGCGCGAGGCGGTGCTGGCCTGCCGCAAGGGCGGCACGGTGGCGGTCATCGGCGTCTGGGGCCTGCTCGACAAGTTCCCGATGGGCGCGGTGATGAACAAGGGCCTGACCGTGCGCTCGGCCCAGCAGCACGGTCAGGCCTACGTGCCGACGTTGCTCGAGCACGTGGCGGCGGGCGCGCTGCGCACCGACCTCCTCGCGACGCACGTGATGCCGCTCGAGCAGGGGCCCGAGGGCTACGCGATGTTCAAGGAGAAGGCGGACGGGTGCGTGCGGGCGGTCTTCGCGCCCTGA